The following DNA comes from Streptomyces sp. Ag109_O5-10.
GCCTCCTCGGTGGACCTGTCGACGACCCCCCGCGCAGCCGAGTGGATCAAGGAGTACGAGGCGAAACCGGACCGCTTCGGCCCCGACGCGGCCCGCCTGAACGAGGAACCGAGGGTCGACAACGATCTGTACGTGCGCGACTACGGCAAGTGCATCCTCTGCTACAAGTGCGTCGACGCCTGCGGCGACCAGTGGCAGAACAGCTTCGCGATCTCCGTCGCCGGGCGCGGCTTCGACGCCCGGATCGCCGTCGAGCACGACGCCCCGCTGACCGACTCGGCCTGCGTCTACTGCGGGAACTGCGTGGAGGTGTGTCCCACGGGGGCGCTGTCGTTCAAGTCGGAGTTCGACATGCGGGCGGCGGGTACCTGGGACGAGTCGAAGCAGACGGAGACGACCACGGTGTGCGCGTACTGCGGTGTGGGCTGCAACCTCACGCTCCACGTGCAGGACAATGAGATAGTCAAGGTCACCTCACCGCACGACAACCCGGTGACCCACGGCAATCTCTGCATCAAGGGCCGTTTCGGCTACCAGCACGTACAGAACCGGGGCTGATCAGACCATGGGACGAGTCACGGAACGACGCAAGGTCATCCGCATCCGCGACGGAGCGGTCTCCGCCCGGCCGGACACGCTCGTCGCCGAGGAACCGCTGGAGATCAGACTCAACGGGAAACCGCTCGCCATCACCATGCGCACGCCCGGCGACGACTTCGCGCTGGCGGCCGGGTTCCTGGTGAGCGAGGGGGTACTGGCGGCCGCCGCCGACCTGCAGAACATCGTGTACTGCGCGGGCGCCACGGTGGACGGTTCCAACACCTACAACGTCGTCGACGTCCGGACCACGCCGGGCGTCCGGCTCCCCGACTTCACCCTGGAACGGAACGTCTACACGTCCTCGTCCTGCGGGCTGTGCGGCAAGGCCAGCCTGGACGCGGTGCGTACGACGGCCCGCTGGCCGATCGCCGACACTCCCCCGGTCCGGGTGGAGCCCGAGCTGCTCGCGAGCCTCCCCGACCGGCTCCGCGCGTCGCAACGGGTCTTCGACCGGACCGGGGGGCTGCACGCGGCGGCCCTGTTCGCGGAGGACGGCGAGCTGCTGGACATCCGTGAGGACGTGGGCCGGCACAACGCGGTGGACAAGCTGGTCGGCCGGGCCCTGCAGAACGGCGGCCTGCCGCTGTCCCGGGCGATCCTGCTCGTCTCCGGGCGGGCCTCCTTCGAGCTGGCGCAGAAGGCCGTGATGGCGGGCATCCCGATGCTCGCGGCCGTCTCGGCGCCGTCCTCGCTGGCGGTGGACCTGGCATTGGAGACCGGGCTGACCCTGGTCGGTTTCCTGCGCGGCAGCAACATGAACGTGTACGCGGGCGAGGACCGCATCGCCCTGCGGGCCGCGGCCGCCCAGGGCTGACGGTTCCCCGCGGCACGGCGGCGGGGCCCCGGCCGGCGGGGAGCGCCCCCTGCGCCGCAGGGGCCCCGCCTCAGTCCCGTGTCCCCCGCGCCGCAACGCCCCGCCTCAGCCGGAGCGGGGCGCCCCGACGTCCGCCGCTGCCTCGGCGAAGGCGGCGACCAGCGCCGAGCGGCGGCCGGCCGCCCAGGCCAGCAGCACCCGGTCGGGTTCGGCGTCGACGACCGGGACGTAGACGATGTCCGGGCGGGAGTACTGCTCGGCGGCCGAGCGCGGCACCATCGTGATGGCGGTGCCGGCGGCCACGCACTCGAACTTCTCCTCGATGGTGCGCAGCGGCAGGTCGCCGGGCCGGGGGTCGTTGTAGCGCAGCCACTGCTCGCCGTCGAGGTCGGAGAGGGAGATCTCCTGCTTCCCGGCGAGCCGGTGCCGGTCCGGGAGCATGGCGACGCGGGGCTCGCTGTACAGGGCCCGCACGTCGAGACCCTCCCCCCGGACCGGGAGCCGTACGTAGGCGATGTCGACGGTGCCGTCGAGGATCAGCTGCTCCTGGTCGTCCCATTCGACCCGGAGGGCGCGCACCTCGACGTCCGGGTGGTGCGCGGTGAAGGCCCGCAGTGCCTCGGTGACCACGACACCGGCCCGGAAGCCGACGACGAGGCGGCGCCGGCCCCGCGCGGCCTGCGCGACCCGGCGCCGGGTTCCGTCGGCGACGGCCAGCAGCTGCCGTGCGTCTTCCAGGAGTTGGCGCCCCGCGTCGGTCAGGGTCACACCGTGGCTGTCCCGTACGAACAGCTCGGCCCCCAAGTCCTTCTCCAGGGCGCGGATCTGACGGCTCAGCACGGGCTGGGCGATGTGCAGCCGCTCCGCCGCCCGGCCGAAGTGGAGGAGTTCGGCGACCGCCGCGAAGTAGCGGACCTTGCGCAGATCCAGGTCCATGACCGCGGCTCCTTCCCGGGTGGCGATGTCTTCAGGGTATCGCCACCACCGAAAGAGGTCTTGGACGGCCGATGCCACCGGACCGCAGCCTGGGGATGTCCGAACGGGACTGAAGAACGCCTGGAAAGGGATCAGCCATGGGTCTGCAGGGACAGCGTGTCGTCGTCATCGGGGGTACGTCGGGCATCGGCCGCGCGGTCGCCGAGGGCGCGGCACGGGAGGGCGCGCGGGTGGTCGTCGCCTCGCGGCGGCAGGAGAGTGTCGATGCGACGCTGAAGGTGCTGCCGGAGGGCGCCGAGGGGCAGGTCCTCGACGCCACGGACGAGGACGCCGTGCGCGCCTTCTTCACGCGGATCGGGGCGTACGACCACCTGGTGTACACGGCCGGTGACTCGATCCTGCTGGAGCCGATGGCCGGGACGGACATCGCGACGGCCCGGGGCTTTCTGGACACCCGGCTGTGGGGTGCCTACGCGGCGGTGAAGCACGGCAGCGGGTCGATCCGGCCGGGCGGGTCCGTGGTGCTGACCACGGGGACCGCGGGGCAGCGGCCGCTGTCCGGATCGAGCGTCGCGTCGGCACTGTGCGGGGCGATGGAGTCGCTGACCCGGGCGCTGGCCGTGGAGCTGGCGCCGGTGCGGGTCAACGTGGTCTCGCCGGGGGTGGTGCGGACCGAGCTGTGGCGGGAGCTGCCGGAGGCGGTCCGGGAGGAGCTGTTCCGGTCGTCCGCCGAGTCGCTGCCGGTGGGGCGGATGGGCGAGCCGGCGGATGTGGCGGAGGCGTACCTGTACCTGATGCGTGGGGGGTACAGCACCGGGTCGGTGGTGGTCGTGGACGGGGGCGGGACGCTGGTCTGACCGACCGGGCGGTCAGGAGGGCGTGAGGCCGAGGTCGGCGGCGGTGACGACCGTGCCGAGGCGCGGGAAGTCGAGCCGGACGGACGCCTCGTGCTCGGGGCCGGTGAGCGCGGCCATGGCGTCCTCGACGAAGACCAGGTCGTAGCCGAGGTCGGCGGCGGCGCGGGCGGTGGACTCGACGCCGAGGTTGGTGGCGATGCCGCCGAACACCAGCCGGGTGACGCCGAGCGCGCGGAGCCGGGCGTCGAGTTCCGTGCCCTGGAAGCCGCCGATCGTCCGCTTGACGATCTCCAGGTCCCCTTCCTTCCTCAGCCCGGCGACGAGTCCGCTGCCCGGCGGCTGCTCGGCGAGCGAGGGCCGTTCTACGCGGATCAGCACCACGGGCGCGCCTGCGGCGCGGAAGGTGTGGGCCAGTTCCTCGGCGGTGTGCAGGACGTCGGTGCCCTTGCGGGGCTCCAGGGGCAGCGCGACGATGCGGTCCATCAGGTCGACGAGGACGAGGGCCGTGCGCGCCGGATCGAGCGCCAGGGGTGCGGTCATGACGGAACGTTAGCCGTCATGAGCCGTCCGTACCGGAAATCCGGATCAACAGGCCCGTGAACCGGTCGCGTTCGGCAGCCGACGGCGGAGTGTGCGGCACCCCGGCCACGGCCGCGGCTCAGCGGCGGAGCGGGCCCGTGCCGACCGCGGGCCGCGACTCCGCCGCCGGGGCGGCCGGGGTCTCGGCCTCCTCCTGGGCCTCGGGGTCGTGGGCACGGCGCTTGGCGATGACCGCGCAGACCATGAGCTGCATCTGGTGGAAGAGCATCAGCGGCAGCACGGCCAGCGAGGCGTGCGCGCCGAACAGGACGCTGGCCATGGGCAGCCCGGAGGCGAGGGACTTCTTCGACCCGGCGAACTGGATGGCGATGCGGTCCCCGCGCCCGAAGCCGAGCGCCCTGGCGCCGTACCAGGTCAGCAGGAGCATCACGGCGAGCAGCACGGCCTCGACGGCGAGGAGCCCGGCCAGCCGGACCACGCTGACCTGGTGCCAGATGCCCCGGACCATGCCTTCGCTGAACGCGGTGTAGACGACGAGCAGGATGGAGCCCCGGTCGACGAGGCCGAGGATCCTCTTGTGCCGGGCGATGAAGGCCCCGATCCACCGGCGCAGCAGCTGCCCGGCGACGAACGGCACCAGCAGCTGGAGCACGATCTTCACGATCGAGTCGGCGGAGAACCCGCCCCCGCTGTTGCCGAGCAGCGCGGCGGCGAGCAACGGTGTGAGGACGATGCCGATCAGCGAGGAGAAGGACCCCGCGCAGATCGCGGCGGGCACGTTGCCGCGGGCGATGGAGGTGAAGGCGATGGACGACTGGATGGTGGAGGGCACCAGGGTCAGGAAGAGGAAGCCCTGGTAGAGCGGATGGGTGAGCAGGACCGGCACGAGCCCGCGGGCCGCCATGCCGAGCACCGGGAAGATCACGAAGGTACAGACCAGGACCGTGACGTGGAGCCGCCAGTGCCGCAGCCCGTCGACGGCCTCGCGGGTGGACAGGCGGGCCCCGTAGAGGAAGAAGAGAAAGGCGATCGCGGCCGTGGAGGCGCCTGAGGCCACGTCGGCGGCCGTGTCCCGGGCCGGAAGGAGCGCGGCGAGGCACACCGTCCCGAGCAACAGCAGGACGTACGGGTCGATCGGCATCCAACTGGGCCAGCTGAGGCGTTTCACGGTGCTCCACTTGCGGGTCGGTCAGGGTGCCGTAGCCGCGGATGCGGCCGGTCTCTCGCCGGGCCCGGAAGGGCCCCCTCCATCGTCCTCCTCCACCACTTGATCGGGAATCCGGCATACCACTCTGACTGCCATCGCGTTCCGCGATAACATGTCGGAGTGTACGACCCCTCGCAGCTGCGCACCTTCCTTGCGGTGGCCCAGACGCTCAGCTTCACCCAGGCCGCCCGGCGGCTCGGGCTGCGCCAGTCCACGGTGAGCCAGCACGTGCGCCGTCTGGAGGACGCGGCCGGCCGCCAGCTGTTCTCCCGGGACACGCACTCCGTGGAGCTGACCGAGGACGGCGAGGCGATGCTCGGGTTCGCCCGCCGGATCCTGGAGGTGCACGAGCAGGCGGCGGCCTTCTTCACGGGTACCCGGGTCCGCGGCCGGCTCCGCTTCGGCGCGTCGGAGGACTTCGTCCTGACCCGGCTGCCGGAGATCCTGGAGGGCTTCCGCCATGACCACCCCGAGGTGGACCTCGAACTGACGGTGGAGCTCTCGGGCACCCTGCACGAGCGGCTGGCCGCAGGGAAGCTGGACCTGGTGCTGGCCAAGCGGCGCTCCGAGGACCCGCTGGGCGAGCTGGTCTGGCACGACGACCTGGTGTGGATCGGCGCGGAACGGCTCCGCCTGGACCCCGCGCGCCCGGTCCCGCTGATCGTCTATCCCCCGCCGGGCATCACCCGCGCGCTGGCCCTGGAGGCACTGGAGCGCCAGGGCCGCGACTGGCGCATCGTCTGCACGAGCGGCAGCCTCAACGGCCTGCTCGCGGCGGCCCAGGCCGGTCTGGGCGTGATGGCCCATTCGAAGGGCCTCATCCCCCCGGGCCTGTTCCGCGTCCCGGACCGCGCGGGCCTCCCGGAACTGGGCAGGGTCGACTTCGTCCTCGTACACGGCCCGAGACGTTCACCGGCCCAGTCGGCGGCAGACGCGCTGGCAGCAGCGATCCTGACCAGCGGAGCCCGCCTGCGACGCCCCTAGCCGGGGGGAGTGACGGAATCGGCCCTGTCGGCGCAGTCCAGAGAGGAAGCTGCGGCGCCCCGCCCCTGACCGGCGGGTAACCGGCCGGGGGCCGTAATCGGGTCGTACAGATTCCGTGGAGATTACGGTGCCGGAACTTACTGAACCGTAAGGATTCTGTCCGGCCCTTCCCCATGTGGGCGTATTTTCCGGACGTGAGCGTGGTCATACGAGAGCAATGCTCGTTTTCGCACCCCCTCCCGATCGGTCTTCCGGTGGGGTAGCTTTCACGGCGCTGTCCGGAGCGTCACTACTACCGTCACTGTGGAGCGAGGAGCGGGGAGCGGGGTTTGCGCGAGTTCACCAACCCGCCGCTGGTGTCGGCGCCGCCGGTCGGCGGTCTGGCCGACAGCGTGTTCGAGCATGCCCGGACGGACCCGCTGCACATCGCGCTGGGCCGCAAGGACGAGCTCGGCCAGTGGCGCGACGTGACCGCCGCCGAGTTCCGCGACGAGGTCCTCGCCCTCGCCAAGGGACTCCTCGCCCGGGGCATCCGGTTCGGCGACCGGGTCGCGATCATGTCCCGCACCCGCTACGAGTGGACGCTGTTCGACTTCGCGCTGTGGACCATCGGCGCCCAGGTGGTGCCGGTCTACCCGACCTCGTCGGCGGAGCAGTGCTTCTGGATGCTGTACGACGCCGAGTGCACGGCGGCGATCGTGGAGCACGAGGACCACGCGATGACGATCGCCACCGTCATCGACCGGCTGCCGCAACTGCGCCAGCTGTGGCAGCTCGACGAGGGCGCGGTGCAGGAGCTGTATGACGCCGGCGCGCACCTGGACGACGAGGTGGTGCACCGGCACCGGCAGGCGGTGACGCCCGAATCGGTGGCCACGATCATCTACACCTCGGGCACCACGGGCCGCCCGAAGGGCTGTGTCCTGTCGCACGGCAACTTCATGTACGAGGCGGACACGGTCGTGGCCCGCTGGGAGTCGGTGTTCCGCGCGAAGAAGGGCGAGGAGGTCTCCACCCTGCTCTTCCTGCCGCTCGCGCACGTCTTCGGGCGCATGGTGGAGGTGGCGGCGATCCGGCACGGGGTCCGCTTCGGCCATCAGCCGCAGCTGCACGCGGCGGCGCTGCTGCCCGACCTGGCCGCGTTCCGGCCTACGTTCATCCTGGCCGTGCCGTACATCTTCGAGAAGGTGTTCAACGCGGCGCGGCGCAAGGCGGAGAAGGAGGGCAAGGGCGGGCCGTTCGAGAAGGCGGTCGAGGTCGCGGTGAAGTACGCGGACGCCGTCGAGGCGAAGGCCTGGGGCACCGGGCCCGGCCCGTCGGCGTCGCTGCGCATGCAGCACCAGATCTTCGACAAGCTCGTCTACGGCAAGGTGCGGGCGGCGATGGGCGGCAGGATCCGCAACGCCATGTCCGGCGGCTCGGCGATGGACCGCCGGCTCGGCCTGTTCTTCGCCGGCGCGGGTGTGCAGATCTACGAGGGCTACGGCCTGACGGAGTCGACGGCGGCCGCCACCGCCAACCCGCCCGAGCGCACCCGGTACGGCACGGTCGGGCAGGCCGTCCCGGGCTCTACCGTGCACATCGCGGACGACGGGGAGGTCTGGCTGCACGGCGGCCATGTCTTCCAGGGCTACCTGAACAACCAGAAGGCCACCGACGCCACCCTGCACGACGGCTGGCTGGCCACCGGCGACCTGGGCTCCCTGGACGAGGACGGCTACCTGACGATCACCGGCCGCAAGAAGGAGATCCTGGTGACCTCCGGCGGCAAGAGCGTCTCCCCCGGCGTCCTGGAGGAGCGGGTCCGCGACCATCCGCTGATCAACCAGTGCATCGTCGTCGGCAACGACCGCCCCTACATCGCCGCCCTGGTCACCCTGGACACCGAGGCGGTCGAGCACTGGCTGCAGATGCGCGGCAAGCCCCAGATGTCCGCGGCCCAGCTGGTGCGGGACGCCGACCTGGAGACCGAGGTGCGGCGCGCGGTGGTGGCCGCCAACACCCTGGTCTCGCAGGCCGAGTCGATCCGTACGTTCCGTATCCTCGCCCAGCCGTTCACCGAGGAACACGGCTTGCTGACCCCGTCGTTGAAGCTCAAGCGCAAGGCGATCGAGAACGCCTACGCCAACGAGGTCGAGGCCCTGTACCGGGCCTGACGGCCTGTCAGCTGATGCTGACCCGGAAGATCTTGTCGGATCCGTCCGGCTCGTTGCCGTTGTTGTCGCAGTTGGTGGTGGACAGCCACAGCTGGTCGGCGCCCGGCACCTTGGTCACGGTCCGCAGCCGGCCGTAGGTTCCCACGTAGTACGCGGTCGGCGTGCCCACGCTCTCGTTGTCGCCGTTGATCGGGATCCGCCACAGCCGTTCGCCGCGCAGGGACGCCATGTAGACGACGTTGCGGACGATGGCGATGCCGCTCGGGGATGCCTCGGAGACGTTCCAGGTGGCCTTGGGGTTGGTCATCCCGGCGACCGAGCAGGTGCCCTCACAGGTCGGCCAGCCGTAGTTGGCGCCCGGCTTGATGAGGTTGAGCTCGTCCTTGGAGCTGTTGCCGAACTCGGCCTCCCACAGCCGCCCGTTGCGGTCGAAGGCGAGGCCCTGCGGGTTGCGGTGGCCGAGGCTGTAGACGTAGTTGCCGAAGGGGTTGCCGGGGGCCGGTTTCCCGTCGGTCGTCATGCGCAGGATCTTGCCGTTGAGGGAGTTCTTGTCCTGGGCGAGGTCGGGTGTCTGGGCCTCCCCGGTGGAGACGTAGAGGTAGCCGTCGGGGCCGAAGAGGAGCCGTCCGCCGTTGTGGTAGCGGTTCTTCTTGATGCCCTGGAGGAGGATCTTGTAGTCGCTGAGCCTGGTGCCGTCGTAGGTCATGCGCACGACCCGGTTGCCCTCGTCCGCGGTGTGCATGAAGTAGACGTAGTGGTTGGTGTCCCACTTGGGGTCGACGGCGACGCCGAGCAGTCCGCCCTCCCCGTTGGTGGTGACGGCGTTCGGGACGGTGCCGACCTGCGTCCTCGTGCCGTCCTTGGTCACCTTCCAGACCTTGAAGTCGTCCCGCTCGGTGACCAGGGCGGTCTTGCCGTCGGGCATCCAGTAGGTGCCCCAGGGGATGGTCCAGCCGCTGGAGAGCGTCGCGATGGAGGACGGGACGCCGCCGTCGGTCGCGCACGCCTTCGTGGTGAAGGTGACGGTGTTGCCGGCCTCGGAGACGTTGCCGGCCGCGTCCCGGGCCACGACGTTCAGGCTGTAGGGGCTGTTGCAGGCGAGCCCGGTGAGCGTGGTCGACGTGCCGCTGGTGACCGTGTCGTAGACGGTGGTGTCGCTGCGGACGTCGTAGGCGACGACCGCCTTGTCGTCGGTCGAGGCACCCCACTTGAGGTCGGCGCTGTTGGCGGTGACATTGCTCGCGGACAGCGTGCCCGGCTTGCTCGGCGGGGTGGTGTCGGAGCTGGGCCTGGTGGTGCAGTCGACGACCGGGCTGGCGGGCGAGGTGTTGCCCGCCGCGTCGCGGGCGATCACCGTGAGGTTGTAGTCGGTGTTCGGGGTGAGCCCGGTCAGCGCCTTGGAGGTCGAACTCCCCGGCGCCTCACTGATCTTGTTGCCGTGCTCGTAGATGTCGTACGCGCTCACCCCCACGTTGTCCGTGGCCGCCCCCCAGGCCAGGGTGAGGGAGTCCTCGCCGATGTCCGAGCAGCTGGGCTGTCCGGGACGGGTCGGGGCCTGGGTGTCGGCGGCCGCGTCGAGGCTGACCCGGTCGAGGTTGGGGCCCCCGTTGGCGGTGGTGGCGGTCGCCCGGATCTTGTCGGTGCCCGCGGTCAGCGGGACGTTGACGGTCTTGGTGACCCAGGTGTTCCAGTCGGCGGTGGCCGGGAAGGACACCGCGGAGGCGACGACCGTGCCGCCCACGGAGATGTCCATCGGCCGGTCGGTGGAGGTCCCGTTGGCGTAGCGCAGGGTGAGGGCGGAGGTGCCGGCGGAGGCCGCGCTCACCGTGAACTCCACGTAGGAGCCCTTGACGTTGGTGTAGTCGACGAAGCCGGTTCCGGTGTAACCGGTGTGGTTGGTGGCCACGGTGCCCTGCGAGATCTGGGCGTCCTCGGCCTGGTAGTCGGTGGCGGCCAGGGCGGTGCCCTGGCCGAGTCCGGCGAGCGGCAGCGCCAGGGCCGCCGCGACGCCGTACGGCAGAACTCTTCTGATGTTCACGGATGTTCCCCCTCAGCCCGTGTACTGGGTGAAGACCTTGAGGTAGTCGTACGGCTGCTGCGTCACGCCGCTGCAGGCGTCGCCGTCGGTGCCCGAGCCGCAGGCCCGGTCGCGGTTGACGGCCCAGTAGGTGAGCCGTCCGATGTGGTGCTGCTGGGCGTAGGCGAGCATGGTCTTGAAGTCGGCCACCCGCACGCGCTCACCGGAGTCGTCGGTCCTGCCGTTCATCGACGACAGCCCGATGTGGGTGTAGGCGGTGGCGTCGCTGTAGCCGTACGCCGACTTCACCCGGGCCTTGAGTCCTTCCATGGCCTTGGTGGTGAGGCTGCCCATGTTCGTGGTGCCGCCGCCGAAGTCGAACGGCATGATGCACCAGACGTCGTTCGCCAGACCGGAGTCGGCGGCCCGCTTGATCATGTCGACGCCGGTGGAGTCGGGGCCGCCGGAGGTGGTGCCGAAGGTGATGACGGTCTTGAGGCCCGGGTTGTTCGCCTTCACCGTCTTCAGCGCGTCGACCACCCGCTGCCGCACGGTCGCGTTGGACCACTCGGTGTTCTCGATGTCGATGTCGAGCGCCTTCAGCCGGTAGGCGTTGATCACCTTCTGGTAGGCGCCGGCGAGCGCGGAGGCGCTGGAGCACTTCTCGCCGAGCTTGTTCCCGCTCCAGCCGCCGACGGAGACGACGACGTCACCGCCCGCGCCTCTGATCGCGTTGATCGTGGACTGGTCGCTGCCTCCGGTCAGCGGGCGGGAGCCGTCCCACTTCGGGTTGCAGGTGCCGTCGGAGAGGACGAAGGCGAGGGTGAACCACTTGACGCCGGTCGCGGACATCACCGACGTGGGGCTTTGGGGGCTGCCCCAGCCGAGGTACTCGTAGGGGGCCACGGCGAACCCGGGCGAAGCGGCCGCCGCCTTCGCGGAGTTGACGGGCTTGACCCGGATGAGCCGGGTCTCGCCCGGACGCAGGGTCGCGCTGTAGGAGTCGGCGATCACGCCCTTGTGGGATCCGGACCAGAGGTCGGTGACGTCACCCGAGCCGCTGAAGCCGGCCTGCGACCAGTCCACGCTCACCGTCGCGTTGCCCGAGGTCCCGGTGTTGAACAGGGCCACGACGTACTGTCCGTCGCTCTCCTTCTTGCTCCAGACCTGTTTGACACCGCTGCTCACGATCCGCTTCGCGGCGACCCCGTCCTGGTCGACGCCGATCAGCCGGTCGTTGGTCAGCATCGCCTTGTCGACGGGGTCGAGTTGGGTGAGGTCGGTGCCGAGCAGCAGCGGGGCCGCCGCCATCGACCACAGCGTGAAGTGCGAGCGGCGCTGGTCGGCCGTCAGGCCCACCTGGTCGCCGTTGCCGATCTCCAGCGAGTCCAGGTCGTTCCAGCCGCCGGGGCCGGCGTACTGCTGCCAGGAGGCGGCCGAGTCGAACCGTTTGGAGACGTGGGACCAGTCGGTCAGCGGATAGCCGCTGCCGTTGCTCCCCGGCCCGCAGTAGCACTCGACGTCACCCTGGGTGCGCCAGCTGTTCGCCAGTTTCCGCCAGGTGGCGGCATCCGCGATCGGCAGGTTGTTGGACAGGGCGAAGTTGATGGGCCGTCCGCCGGCCCGCAGCGCCTTGTCCCAGGCCTGGACGTCGGGGATGTCGGCGCTGCCCACCCCGTCGATCTTCAGGTAGTCGACACCCCAGGACGCGAACTGCTTGGCCCAGGAGTCGACGAACTCCTGCGCGCCCGGCTTGGAGTAGTCGATGTAGTACATGTTCTTGCAGTTGTAGTTCTTCTCGGTCCTGGACG
Coding sequences within:
- a CDS encoding 2Fe-2S iron-sulfur cluster-binding protein, translated to MTVTPLGIPRRLLEFTIDGEEARVPEGSTILDACRAAGKDVPTLCEGDTLRPKNACRVCVVEVEGARTLVPACSRKAEPGMVVRTGGERVRHSRRIVLELLASSVDLSTTPRAAEWIKEYEAKPDRFGPDAARLNEEPRVDNDLYVRDYGKCILCYKCVDACGDQWQNSFAISVAGRGFDARIAVEHDAPLTDSACVYCGNCVEVCPTGALSFKSEFDMRAAGTWDESKQTETTTVCAYCGVGCNLTLHVQDNEIVKVTSPHDNPVTHGNLCIKGRFGYQHVQNRG
- the fdhD gene encoding formate dehydrogenase accessory sulfurtransferase FdhD produces the protein MGRVTERRKVIRIRDGAVSARPDTLVAEEPLEIRLNGKPLAITMRTPGDDFALAAGFLVSEGVLAAAADLQNIVYCAGATVDGSNTYNVVDVRTTPGVRLPDFTLERNVYTSSSCGLCGKASLDAVRTTARWPIADTPPVRVEPELLASLPDRLRASQRVFDRTGGLHAAALFAEDGELLDIREDVGRHNAVDKLVGRALQNGGLPLSRAILLVSGRASFELAQKAVMAGIPMLAAVSAPSSLAVDLALETGLTLVGFLRGSNMNVYAGEDRIALRAAAAQG
- a CDS encoding LysR family transcriptional regulator — its product is MDLDLRKVRYFAAVAELLHFGRAAERLHIAQPVLSRQIRALEKDLGAELFVRDSHGVTLTDAGRQLLEDARQLLAVADGTRRRVAQAARGRRRLVVGFRAGVVVTEALRAFTAHHPDVEVRALRVEWDDQEQLILDGTVDIAYVRLPVRGEGLDVRALYSEPRVAMLPDRHRLAGKQEISLSDLDGEQWLRYNDPRPGDLPLRTIEEKFECVAAGTAITMVPRSAAEQYSRPDIVYVPVVDAEPDRVLLAWAAGRRSALVAAFAEAAADVGAPRSG
- a CDS encoding SDR family oxidoreductase encodes the protein MGLQGQRVVVIGGTSGIGRAVAEGAAREGARVVVASRRQESVDATLKVLPEGAEGQVLDATDEDAVRAFFTRIGAYDHLVYTAGDSILLEPMAGTDIATARGFLDTRLWGAYAAVKHGSGSIRPGGSVVLTTGTAGQRPLSGSSVASALCGAMESLTRALAVELAPVRVNVVSPGVVRTELWRELPEAVREELFRSSAESLPVGRMGEPADVAEAYLYLMRGGYSTGSVVVVDGGGTLV
- a CDS encoding isochorismatase family protein; the protein is MTAPLALDPARTALVLVDLMDRIVALPLEPRKGTDVLHTAEELAHTFRAAGAPVVLIRVERPSLAEQPPGSGLVAGLRKEGDLEIVKRTIGGFQGTELDARLRALGVTRLVFGGIATNLGVESTARAAADLGYDLVFVEDAMAALTGPEHEASVRLDFPRLGTVVTAADLGLTPS
- a CDS encoding bile acid:sodium symporter family protein — its product is MKRLSWPSWMPIDPYVLLLLGTVCLAALLPARDTAADVASGASTAAIAFLFFLYGARLSTREAVDGLRHWRLHVTVLVCTFVIFPVLGMAARGLVPVLLTHPLYQGFLFLTLVPSTIQSSIAFTSIARGNVPAAICAGSFSSLIGIVLTPLLAAALLGNSGGGFSADSIVKIVLQLLVPFVAGQLLRRWIGAFIARHKRILGLVDRGSILLVVYTAFSEGMVRGIWHQVSVVRLAGLLAVEAVLLAVMLLLTWYGARALGFGRGDRIAIQFAGSKKSLASGLPMASVLFGAHASLAVLPLMLFHQMQLMVCAVIAKRRAHDPEAQEEAETPAAPAAESRPAVGTGPLRR
- a CDS encoding LysR substrate-binding domain-containing protein; translation: MYDPSQLRTFLAVAQTLSFTQAARRLGLRQSTVSQHVRRLEDAAGRQLFSRDTHSVELTEDGEAMLGFARRILEVHEQAAAFFTGTRVRGRLRFGASEDFVLTRLPEILEGFRHDHPEVDLELTVELSGTLHERLAAGKLDLVLAKRRSEDPLGELVWHDDLVWIGAERLRLDPARPVPLIVYPPPGITRALALEALERQGRDWRIVCTSGSLNGLLAAAQAGLGVMAHSKGLIPPGLFRVPDRAGLPELGRVDFVLVHGPRRSPAQSAADALAAAILTSGARLRRP
- a CDS encoding long-chain fatty acid--CoA ligase produces the protein MREFTNPPLVSAPPVGGLADSVFEHARTDPLHIALGRKDELGQWRDVTAAEFRDEVLALAKGLLARGIRFGDRVAIMSRTRYEWTLFDFALWTIGAQVVPVYPTSSAEQCFWMLYDAECTAAIVEHEDHAMTIATVIDRLPQLRQLWQLDEGAVQELYDAGAHLDDEVVHRHRQAVTPESVATIIYTSGTTGRPKGCVLSHGNFMYEADTVVARWESVFRAKKGEEVSTLLFLPLAHVFGRMVEVAAIRHGVRFGHQPQLHAAALLPDLAAFRPTFILAVPYIFEKVFNAARRKAEKEGKGGPFEKAVEVAVKYADAVEAKAWGTGPGPSASLRMQHQIFDKLVYGKVRAAMGGRIRNAMSGGSAMDRRLGLFFAGAGVQIYEGYGLTESTAAATANPPERTRYGTVGQAVPGSTVHIADDGEVWLHGGHVFQGYLNNQKATDATLHDGWLATGDLGSLDEDGYLTITGRKKEILVTSGGKSVSPGVLEERVRDHPLINQCIVVGNDRPYIAALVTLDTEAVEHWLQMRGKPQMSAAQLVRDADLETEVRRAVVAANTLVSQAESIRTFRILAQPFTEEHGLLTPSLKLKRKAIENAYANEVEALYRA
- a CDS encoding PQQ-dependent sugar dehydrogenase, producing the protein MNIRRVLPYGVAAALALPLAGLGQGTALAATDYQAEDAQISQGTVATNHTGYTGTGFVDYTNVKGSYVEFTVSAASAGTSALTLRYANGTSTDRPMDISVGGTVVASAVSFPATADWNTWVTKTVNVPLTAGTDKIRATATTANGGPNLDRVSLDAAADTQAPTRPGQPSCSDIGEDSLTLAWGAATDNVGVSAYDIYEHGNKISEAPGSSTSKALTGLTPNTDYNLTVIARDAAGNTSPASPVVDCTTRPSSDTTPPSKPGTLSASNVTANSADLKWGASTDDKAVVAYDVRSDTTVYDTVTSGTSTTLTGLACNSPYSLNVVARDAAGNVSEAGNTVTFTTKACATDGGVPSSIATLSSGWTIPWGTYWMPDGKTALVTERDDFKVWKVTKDGTRTQVGTVPNAVTTNGEGGLLGVAVDPKWDTNHYVYFMHTADEGNRVVRMTYDGTRLSDYKILLQGIKKNRYHNGGRLLFGPDGYLYVSTGEAQTPDLAQDKNSLNGKILRMTTDGKPAPGNPFGNYVYSLGHRNPQGLAFDRNGRLWEAEFGNSSKDELNLIKPGANYGWPTCEGTCSVAGMTNPKATWNVSEASPSGIAIVRNVVYMASLRGERLWRIPINGDNESVGTPTAYYVGTYGRLRTVTKVPGADQLWLSTTNCDNNGNEPDGSDKIFRVSIS